A window from Hymenobacter volaticus encodes these proteins:
- a CDS encoding FG-GAP-like repeat-containing protein, with protein sequence MNDNYFFSTSLGQSLATSPFRWRLYAAKRHLAGTIGTFLLALVPAGAALAQGPTVTALSPARNAVTAARATPVAASFSESINAATGNNLTVYSSQAGGKKTGTYSTNGNTVTFDPTTDFKPGETVFATVPATLQGTSGAAASKQVFQFTTATGGGGRGTFSGNLNVGVGSNPRNSVLADVNGDGNLDLLTANERSGIGDRPGTVNVRFNDGAGTFSNTHQNVVVGKLPYYVATADVDGDGDLDLLCANGGNSSQTASSTVSVRLNNGSGTFTDTGQDVPVSNDPASMALGDIDGDGDLDLVVANGTSSLSVRINNGTGTFDGRQEISVLQVRVVVIGDIDGDGDLDLLSTSNNQSRVITHLNGGDASGSNTGTFTEGQNVAVGTRPQGLAVGDVDADGDLDIFAANSGDNAVSVRLNNGTGRFSGSQEVTVGQHPKA encoded by the coding sequence ATGAATGACAACTACTTTTTTTCGACTTCACTAGGACAGTCGTTGGCAACTTCCCCATTTCGTTGGCGGCTGTACGCGGCCAAGCGGCACCTAGCTGGAACCATAGGCACTTTTCTACTAGCCCTAGTTCCGGCTGGAGCAGCTTTAGCCCAGGGCCCGACTGTCACGGCTCTTTCGCCAGCACGCAACGCTGTGACAGCCGCCCGCGCTACGCCCGTGGCAGCTAGCTTCTCAGAGAGCATTAACGCTGCTACTGGCAATAACCTTACGGTGTATTCGTCCCAAGCAGGAGGTAAGAAGACTGGCACCTACTCTACTAATGGCAATACTGTCACGTTTGATCCTACCACCGATTTCAAGCCTGGCGAAACGGTGTTTGCTACTGTTCCGGCCACGCTGCAAGGCACAAGTGGGGCGGCAGCCAGCAAACAGGTTTTTCAGTTCACTACCGCTACGGGCGGCGGTGGCCGAGGCACCTTCAGTGGTAACCTAAACGTGGGCGTAGGCTCTAATCCTAGAAATTCGGTGTTAGCTGATGTAAACGGGGATGGCAACCTGGATCTGCTGACGGCCAACGAGCGTAGCGGCATCGGAGACCGGCCCGGTACCGTGAACGTGCGCTTTAATGACGGCGCGGGCACGTTCAGCAACACTCATCAGAACGTAGTTGTAGGCAAACTTCCATACTACGTGGCCACTGCAGATGTCGACGGCGACGGCGACTTGGATTTGCTTTGTGCGAACGGCGGCAATTCAAGCCAGACTGCAAGCAGCACAGTAAGTGTACGCCTCAATAATGGAAGTGGCACTTTCACTGACACAGGTCAAGATGTGCCTGTCAGTAATGACCCTGCTAGTATGGCGCTAGGTGACATCGACGGTGATGGTGACTTGGACTTGGTTGTGGCTAATGGCACCAGTTCTCTCAGTGTACGAATCAACAATGGCACCGGTACGTTTGATGGTCGTCAGGAGATATCTGTCCTTCAAGTTAGAGTTGTAGTAATAGGAGATATCGACGGTGATGGTGATTTAGACTTGCTCTCTACTAGCAATAACCAAAGCCGAGTAATTACCCATTTGAATGGTGGTGATGCCAGCGGTTCTAACACAGGCACATTCACAGAAGGTCAGAATGTGGCCGTGGGTACCCGTCCTCAAGGCCTAGCAGTAGGCGACGTGGATGCCGACGGCGACCTTGATATATTCGCAGCAAACAGCGGTGATAATGCAGTGAGCGTGCGGCTTAATAATGGCACCGGCCGCTTTAGTGGGAGTCAAGAGGTTACGGTGGGGCAACACCCCAAAGCGTGA
- a CDS encoding DinB family protein produces MRAAPIGAARICFPDFRLHEVSYPKLDTMTIEPIIADVSNALINTFSAIDVWFDKDSRLRAYRPSNGGWTIDEILEHIGLTNHYLLILIEKGANKALVNFQHVDLSAELANYNFQYTKLSEIGQHKSFAWIRPEHMEPTGNKPLAEVRNQLKEQTHQCLTTLAKLDNGEGILYKTTMSVNGLGKLDVYEYIYFLAQHARRHVMQMEKNEFEFNAVVE; encoded by the coding sequence ATGCGGGCCGCTCCCATTGGGGCGGCCCGCATTTGCTTTCCGGACTTTCGTCTACACGAAGTTTCTTATCCCAAGCTTGATACTATGACGATAGAGCCCATCATCGCCGATGTTAGTAATGCGCTTATCAACACTTTTTCGGCCATTGATGTGTGGTTCGATAAGGATAGCCGTCTGCGTGCTTACCGTCCAAGCAACGGCGGCTGGACGATAGACGAAATTCTGGAGCACATCGGTTTAACTAATCATTACCTGCTTATTCTCATAGAGAAGGGCGCCAATAAAGCTCTAGTAAACTTTCAACATGTTGACTTGTCAGCCGAGCTAGCTAATTACAATTTTCAGTACACAAAACTCAGCGAAATAGGTCAGCATAAATCGTTTGCCTGGATTCGGCCCGAGCATATGGAGCCAACGGGAAACAAGCCATTAGCAGAAGTGCGTAATCAACTGAAGGAACAAACGCACCAATGCCTTACTACTCTCGCAAAGCTTGACAATGGCGAAGGTATACTCTACAAAACAACCATGAGTGTGAATGGCTTAGGCAAGCTCGATGTGTACGAGTATATCTATTTCCTGGCACAGCATGCAAGAAGACACGTCATGCAAATGGAGAAGAACGAGTTCGAGTTCAACGCAGTAGTTGAATAA
- a CDS encoding YebC/PmpR family DNA-binding transcriptional regulator, with the protein MGRAFEFRKGRKMKRWDRMSKDFTRIGREIVMAVKEGGTNPDANSRLRTAMQNAKGVNMPKDRVEAAIKRASSKEEKDYQEVVYEGYAPHGVAVVIETATDNPTRTVANVRMYFNRGNGALGTAGSSDYTFTRKGVFRLAAEGLDLDELELELIDAGAEDVYADQEEDEHGNVKDFIVVETSFTDFGQMQKALEEKGLAVVSAQLQRVPNTTVHLEGDQLEEVMNLIEKFEEDDDVQAVYHTLG; encoded by the coding sequence ATGGGACGCGCATTTGAATTTCGTAAAGGCCGTAAAATGAAGCGCTGGGACCGGATGTCGAAAGACTTCACCCGTATCGGCCGGGAAATTGTAATGGCCGTGAAGGAAGGCGGTACGAATCCAGATGCCAATTCCCGCTTGCGCACGGCCATGCAAAACGCCAAAGGCGTGAACATGCCGAAAGACCGGGTAGAAGCCGCCATCAAGCGGGCCAGCAGCAAAGAAGAAAAGGACTACCAGGAAGTGGTGTATGAAGGCTACGCACCCCACGGTGTGGCCGTCGTGATTGAAACCGCCACCGACAATCCCACTCGCACCGTAGCCAACGTGCGCATGTATTTCAACCGGGGCAACGGCGCCCTCGGCACCGCCGGCTCCTCCGACTACACCTTCACTCGCAAAGGCGTATTCCGCCTCGCTGCCGAAGGACTCGACCTCGACGAGTTGGAACTTGAATTAATTGACGCCGGCGCCGAAGACGTGTACGCCGACCAGGAAGAAGATGAACACGGCAACGTGAAAGACTTTATCGTGGTGGAAACCAGCTTCACCGACTTCGGCCAGATGCAGAAGGCGCTCGAAGAAAAAGGTCTCGCCGTGGTTTCGGCGCAACTCCAGCGCGTACCCAACACCACCGTGCACCTCGAAGGCGACCAGCTAGAGGAAGTAATGAACCTCATCGAGAAGTTTGAAGAGGACGACGATGTGCAAGCAGTATACCACACGCTCGGGTAA
- a CDS encoding copper resistance protein NlpE N-terminal domain-containing protein, producing MIRLLFFLACLVLAAPSAALAQRAASAAPTLKPSFFTTYTYLTYDILDKSSGPTPIAAKGVGGTLTLNPNGTYQKHLQLANAGTTMSFDQTGKFTFSGDQISFSYTDKKGQPRTDQGSFRLRNNLLTLVIQGFPAGNSSTYTLRAQ from the coding sequence ATGATTCGTCTTCTCTTTTTTCTTGCCTGCCTCGTATTGGCTGCCCCGTCGGCTGCGCTGGCACAACGAGCGGCCTCAGCGGCTCCCACGCTCAAACCGTCGTTTTTCACTACCTATACTTACCTCACCTACGATATTCTGGATAAGAGCAGCGGCCCCACTCCTATTGCCGCCAAAGGCGTAGGCGGCACGCTTACCCTCAACCCCAACGGTACCTACCAGAAGCATCTGCAACTCGCCAACGCCGGCACTACCATGAGCTTCGACCAGACCGGCAAGTTCACTTTCTCTGGCGACCAGATCAGCTTCTCCTACACCGACAAAAAAGGCCAGCCCCGCACCGACCAGGGTTCTTTCCGCCTGCGCAACAACCTGCTTACGCTTGTTATCCAGGGGTTTCCGGCGGGGAACTCCAGCACGTATACGCTTCGGGCCCAATAA